One part of the Candidatus Limnocylindrales bacterium genome encodes these proteins:
- a CDS encoding DUF169 domain-containing protein, translated as MVDLKKAAEEIDFYLRPSTYPLAIKMLKSADEIPEKARRPVKDLGIKVATCQTISMARRYGWTLAIGKEDHCCSLGMIALGFGEPNAFYTEGNLCEGMYTETAEAGRVTEAELDKFEVGRYKYFLVAPLDKATFKPDVILIFGNSAQVMRLVQAALYKKGGRIHSSFSGRADCADMTVTTMKTGECQVILPCTGDRFFAQTQDHEMAFTIPYNKLETVLEGLRATHKAGIRYPATPFLNYQGKFPPKYDRLLQMWEESQTMGNES; from the coding sequence ATGGTAGACTTAAAAAAAGCTGCAGAAGAAATAGACTTTTATCTTCGACCCAGTACCTATCCTCTGGCGATCAAAATGTTGAAATCAGCCGATGAGATTCCTGAGAAAGCCCGAAGGCCGGTTAAAGATTTAGGAATCAAAGTAGCAACCTGTCAGACTATTTCCATGGCCCGGCGTTATGGGTGGACATTGGCTATCGGGAAGGAAGACCACTGTTGTTCCTTGGGGATGATAGCCCTTGGATTTGGTGAGCCGAATGCCTTTTATACCGAAGGGAATCTTTGTGAAGGCATGTACACGGAAACGGCCGAAGCAGGAAGGGTAACGGAGGCAGAGTTGGATAAATTTGAGGTAGGACGATATAAATATTTTCTGGTTGCTCCCCTGGACAAAGCAACCTTCAAACCGGATGTTATTTTAATTTTCGGGAATTCGGCTCAAGTGATGCGGCTGGTACAGGCCGCCCTTTACAAAAAGGGGGGACGAATTCATTCCTCTTTTTCAGGACGTGCAGATTGTGCCGATATGACCGTTACGACCATGAAGACCGGGGAATGTCAGGTTATTTTACCCTGTACGGGAGACCGGTTTTTTGCACAGACCCAGGATCACGAGATGGCCTTTACAATTCCCTATAATAAATTGGAAACAGTTCTGGAAGGTTTAAGGGCCACCCACAAAGCAGGCATTCGCTACCCGGCAACCCCCTTCTTGAATTACCAGGGGAAGTTTCCCCCCAAATATGACAGGCTTTTACAGATGTGGGAAGAATCGCAAACAATGGGTAATGAGTCCTGA
- a CDS encoding outer membrane beta-barrel protein, with product MKKVIFSLVMVVCYASPVAAVDLTGRWGINGNVGVLFPVGDLSDVADTSFVLGEKLLYGFRSNLIAEVNVSYAPLSEDEDLEVLGINADLSVLELTGGIRYLLAPYGRMIPYVSGGLGIYITSSNVNLSPLGFSSGENSTEADVGLHVGGGFMYFLSDSLAFDMQGRLHVSNPDYFALTGGLSFFFR from the coding sequence ATGAAAAAGGTAATATTTTCCCTTGTGATGGTAGTTTGTTATGCATCTCCTGTAGCTGCCGTTGATCTTACCGGAAGATGGGGAATCAACGGAAATGTAGGTGTTTTATTTCCAGTTGGAGATCTCAGTGACGTAGCAGATACCAGTTTTGTTTTGGGTGAAAAACTTTTATACGGTTTTCGCAGTAACCTTATAGCGGAAGTGAATGTCAGTTATGCTCCCCTCTCAGAGGATGAGGATCTGGAGGTATTAGGTATAAATGCTGACCTCTCGGTTTTAGAATTAACCGGTGGCATTCGATACCTGCTGGCCCCCTACGGAAGGATGATCCCCTATGTAAGTGGAGGTTTAGGTATTTATATCACTTCTTCCAATGTAAACTTAAGCCCTCTGGGTTTTTCCTCTGGTGAAAACAGCACTGAAGCCGATGTGGGCCTCCATGTGGGGGGTGGTTTTATGTACTTCCTCAGTGATTCGCTGGCCTTCGATATGCAGGGTAGGCTTCATGTTTCCAATCCAGATTACTTTGCCCTTACGGGAGGTTTAAGTTTCTTTTTTAGATAA
- a CDS encoding KTSC domain-containing protein gives MIEKTDSNGKGIRQLTKVDSTMLYAVGYDDAAQILEVVFRTGGIYRYFHISRELYEGLITAESKGQYMRTHIIGHYPYERIRKKPQ, from the coding sequence ATGATAGAAAAGACAGACTCTAACGGGAAGGGCATTCGGCAATTAACCAAGGTTGATTCGACCATGCTCTATGCCGTTGGATATGATGATGCGGCCCAGATTCTAGAAGTAGTCTTCCGTACAGGGGGTATTTATCGTTACTTCCATATATCCAGGGAACTGTACGAAGGCTTGATAACGGCTGAATCTAAAGGACAATATATGCGTACCCACATTATCGGTCACTATCCCTATGAAAGGATAAGAAAAAAACCTCAATAA
- a CDS encoding NADH-quinone oxidoreductase subunit J: protein MTAFLIFSTLAILGALLTVTARNPIYSVLFLAMTFLQISGLYALLQAEFIAIVQIAVYAGAIMVLFLFVVMFLDVKEIATEKNFHPIAPVCLILALALLGEFLVFIFHKPSREGGLSETVAAVGQIYGTAENIGSALFSQYLLPFEIASLLLLMAIVGAVVLAKR from the coding sequence TTGACGGCTTTTCTTATATTTTCAACCCTGGCAATTCTGGGAGCTCTTTTAACTGTAACGGCCCGTAATCCGATTTACAGTGTTTTATTCCTGGCTATGACTTTTCTTCAAATTAGTGGTCTCTATGCTCTCCTCCAGGCTGAATTTATTGCCATTGTCCAGATAGCTGTATATGCCGGGGCAATTATGGTGCTTTTTCTCTTTGTGGTTATGTTTTTAGATGTAAAGGAAATCGCGACGGAGAAAAATTTCCATCCTATTGCCCCTGTTTGTTTAATTCTAGCGTTAGCCCTTCTAGGGGAGTTCCTGGTTTTCATTTTCCATAAGCCTTCCCGTGAAGGAGGACTTTCCGAGACGGTAGCCGCAGTTGGTCAAATTTATGGTACTGCCGAGAATATCGGAAGCGCCTTATTTAGTCAGTATCTACTTCCTTTTGAGATTGCCTCTCTTCTTCTGCTTATGGCCATTGTTGGAGCCGTTGTCCTGGCAAAACGTTAA
- the nuoK gene encoding NADH-quinone oxidoreductase subunit NuoK yields the protein MSPVPLSYYLVVSTVIFFIGMLGVLTRRNVIIILMSIELMLNAANINFITFSYYLNSLRGQIFVFFVMTVAAAEAAVGLAVIVYLFRNKNTVNDDEFSLMRW from the coding sequence ATGTCACCTGTACCTTTGTCCTACTATCTGGTGGTCAGTACCGTTATTTTTTTCATTGGAATGTTGGGTGTTTTAACCCGCAGAAATGTAATCATCATCCTGATGTCTATTGAGCTTATGCTCAACGCGGCGAATATTAACTTTATAACTTTTTCCTATTATTTAAACTCCCTTCGGGGTCAGATTTTTGTTTTTTTTGTTATGACCGTAGCCGCAGCCGAGGCAGCGGTCGGATTGGCGGTTATTGTTTATCTTTTTCGAAACAAAAATACGGTCAACGACGATGAGTTTAGCTTAATGCGCTGGTAA
- the nuoL gene encoding NADH-quinone oxidoreductase subunit L has product METMLWVIPALPLLASIVTILWGKRWIREKSHWLPCIGVGISFLLSLITFFQVWNRGTLQQVLYSWISSGDFQVNLTLQVDPLTAMMVVVVSGVSFLIHIYSIGYMHGDEGYHRFFSFISLFTFSMLMLVMSANFLLLYVFWEAVGLCSYLLIGHWYYKKSAADAGKKAFIVNRVGDFGFGLGVMLLFTTFGTLDYRTIFSRSGEFVGKTFTLFGIEFDLLTLTCLLLFMGAIGKSAQFPLHVWLPDAMEGPTPVSALIHAATMVTAGVYLVARCYPLYNLAPKALFTVALIGGFTAFFAATIGLVQNDIKRVLAYSTISQLGYMFMALGAGAYVAAIFHLVTHAFFKALLFLASGSVIHALGGEQDMRNMGGLKDKIPGTYWTFLIGALALAGIPPLAGFWSKDEILMGTFQAEYYVFWILGSATAFMTAFYIFRLIFMTFFGDFRGRHGVEHPVHESPPVMLYPLIILAILSIFAGWMLGFPPEHGFIHTFLAPTLAETQSTAFPHEVTQGGTGLMFFSILVAALGILTAWIFYVKRPEMPLKLAETYPSTYDWLLHKYWFDEMYDALFVNPTKQFANFLWQGFDNSLIDGVINGIARGIDLMSAKLRRLQSGYLQQYALSMVIGVIVILGVYLLIV; this is encoded by the coding sequence ATGGAAACCATGTTATGGGTGATCCCGGCGTTACCTCTTCTAGCGAGTATTGTAACCATCTTATGGGGTAAGCGCTGGATTCGAGAAAAAAGCCACTGGCTTCCGTGTATAGGAGTGGGGATTTCATTTCTTCTTTCTCTGATTACGTTTTTCCAGGTATGGAATCGAGGGACCCTTCAGCAGGTTCTCTACTCCTGGATCTCCTCTGGAGATTTTCAGGTGAATCTGACTTTACAGGTAGATCCTTTAACAGCGATGATGGTGGTAGTGGTTTCTGGAGTTAGCTTTCTGATCCATATTTACTCCATCGGATATATGCATGGGGATGAGGGCTATCATCGCTTTTTCAGCTTTATTTCCCTGTTTACGTTTTCCATGCTGATGCTCGTCATGTCTGCCAATTTTCTCCTGCTTTATGTATTTTGGGAAGCCGTAGGGCTATGCTCCTATTTATTGATCGGCCACTGGTATTATAAAAAATCGGCGGCCGATGCCGGAAAGAAAGCTTTTATTGTTAACCGGGTCGGAGACTTTGGATTTGGGTTGGGGGTTATGTTATTGTTTACGACTTTTGGAACCCTGGATTATCGGACCATATTTTCTCGATCCGGGGAATTCGTCGGTAAGACTTTCACCCTTTTTGGGATAGAATTTGATTTACTAACCCTCACCTGTCTGTTGCTTTTTATGGGGGCTATAGGAAAATCGGCCCAGTTTCCCCTTCACGTATGGTTACCGGATGCCATGGAAGGTCCTACCCCGGTCAGTGCTCTTATCCATGCTGCAACCATGGTTACAGCCGGGGTGTATCTGGTTGCCCGCTGTTACCCCCTTTATAATCTGGCCCCCAAGGCTTTATTCACCGTCGCCCTCATAGGTGGCTTCACGGCCTTCTTTGCAGCCACCATCGGTTTAGTACAAAACGATATTAAGCGGGTTTTAGCCTATTCTACCATCAGTCAGTTGGGTTATATGTTCATGGCCTTAGGGGCTGGTGCCTATGTAGCTGCCATCTTCCATCTGGTTACCCATGCTTTTTTTAAAGCCCTTTTATTCCTGGCTTCAGGAAGCGTGATTCACGCCCTGGGGGGCGAGCAAGATATGCGGAATATGGGAGGACTTAAAGATAAAATACCGGGAACCTATTGGACCTTTTTAATAGGTGCCCTGGCCCTTGCCGGTATACCTCCTCTGGCAGGCTTCTGGAGTAAAGATGAAATTTTGATGGGAACCTTTCAGGCAGAATACTATGTTTTCTGGATCTTAGGGTCCGCAACGGCTTTTATGACGGCATTTTACATTTTCAGGTTAATTTTTATGACCTTTTTTGGAGACTTTCGAGGTAGGCACGGGGTTGAGCATCCTGTTCATGAGTCCCCTCCGGTCATGCTTTATCCGTTAATCATTCTGGCTATTTTATCGATCTTTGCCGGATGGATGCTGGGATTTCCTCCAGAACATGGATTTATCCATACTTTCCTGGCTCCAACTCTGGCCGAAACGCAAAGTACTGCTTTCCCGCACGAGGTAACTCAAGGAGGTACCGGACTCATGTTTTTCTCGATTCTTGTGGCAGCCCTGGGGATCTTGACCGCCTGGATATTTTACGTAAAAAGACCGGAAATGCCCCTAAAGCTCGCAGAGACTTACCCCTCCACCTATGACTGGCTGCTTCATAAATATTGGTTCGATGAAATGTACGATGCCTTATTTGTGAATCCGACGAAGCAGTTTGCTAACTTCCTCTGGCAAGGTTTTGATAATTCCCTTATAGATGGTGTTATAAACGGTATTGCCCGTGGTATAGACCTTATGAGTGCTAAGCTACGACGTCTCCAGTCCGGTTATCTCCAACAATATGCCTTAAGCATGGTTATTGGAGTGATAGTGATCTTGGGTGTTTACTTGTTGATAGTTTAA
- a CDS encoding NADH-quinone oxidoreductase subunit M has product MLLSLIIFVPLLGALGILLFVETDESARKTAFGVSIVDLLLTLLLLATFDTSTSQMQFVKQTPWIPSFGIQYYIGVDGISILMIFLTALLSAIAILSSWTAITDRVKEYTLALLVLQTGILGVFAALDFFLFYVFWEVMLIPMVLLIGIWGSEGKRTILGRWEMESRIYAALKFFLYTLAGSLLMLVAIISLYFTHQKITGGELTFDMLRLIQSAPQYSPDFQFWVFLAFFLAFAIKVPLFPFHTWLPDAHVEAPTAGSVILAGVLLKMGTYGFLRICLPLLPQATKQFAPLIITLAVIAIIYGALVAMVQPDLKKLIAYSSVSHMGFVMLGLFAFTQQGIEGAILQMFNHGTITGALFLIVGLIYERTHTRLIADFGGLSKSLPVYAAFFGIFTFASLGLPGLGGFIGEFLILVGTFRVKPTVAVLATIGVILSAAYLLWMFQRVMLGEITHPRNRELIDLNLREIATLVPLLILVFWVGIYPNTFLQFLHASVGHLIHQLGVSSEAHQMIQTAFK; this is encoded by the coding sequence ATGCTTTTATCTCTTATTATCTTCGTTCCTTTATTGGGCGCTTTGGGTATTTTATTATTCGTTGAAACCGATGAAAGTGCCAGAAAGACTGCCTTTGGAGTCTCCATAGTAGACCTTTTATTGACCCTTCTTTTGCTCGCCACATTTGATACTTCTACCTCCCAGATGCAGTTTGTAAAGCAGACTCCTTGGATTCCCAGTTTTGGCATTCAATACTATATAGGGGTAGATGGCATTAGTATTTTAATGATCTTCTTGACGGCACTTCTATCTGCCATCGCGATCCTCTCTTCCTGGACGGCTATTACCGATCGGGTTAAAGAGTATACCCTGGCACTTCTTGTTTTGCAGACCGGTATTTTGGGGGTATTTGCCGCCCTGGATTTTTTCCTGTTTTATGTGTTCTGGGAGGTTATGCTGATTCCCATGGTCTTGTTGATCGGAATTTGGGGAAGTGAAGGGAAGCGAACCATCCTGGGGAGGTGGGAGATGGAGAGTCGAATCTATGCGGCTTTGAAGTTCTTTCTCTACACACTGGCTGGAAGCCTTCTGATGTTGGTGGCTATTATCAGCTTATATTTTACCCACCAGAAAATAACCGGTGGAGAATTGACGTTTGATATGCTTAGGCTGATTCAATCGGCCCCCCAGTATAGCCCTGATTTTCAATTTTGGGTCTTTTTAGCCTTTTTCCTTGCCTTTGCCATCAAGGTTCCCTTGTTTCCCTTCCATACCTGGCTGCCCGATGCCCATGTGGAAGCCCCAACAGCCGGAAGTGTTATTCTGGCCGGAGTCTTACTCAAAATGGGAACCTATGGATTTCTGAGAATTTGTCTCCCCCTGCTTCCCCAGGCAACTAAGCAATTTGCGCCGCTCATCATAACCCTGGCGGTTATTGCTATTATCTACGGTGCGCTGGTTGCGATGGTTCAACCGGACCTGAAAAAGCTCATTGCCTATTCCAGCGTCAGCCACATGGGCTTTGTGATGCTGGGACTTTTTGCTTTCACCCAACAAGGTATAGAAGGGGCTATTTTACAAATGTTTAATCATGGTACCATTACAGGAGCTTTATTCTTGATAGTTGGTCTCATTTATGAGCGGACCCATACTCGCCTGATCGCCGACTTTGGAGGTCTTTCCAAATCACTTCCTGTCTATGCTGCCTTCTTTGGAATCTTTACCTTTGCTTCTCTGGGATTACCCGGTTTGGGGGGGTTTATAGGGGAATTCTTGATCTTAGTCGGAACTTTTAGAGTTAAACCAACCGTAGCAGTTCTGGCAACTATAGGGGTTATCTTGAGTGCGGCCTATCTGCTTTGGATGTTCCAAAGGGTTATGCTCGGAGAGATTACCCATCCTCGAAATAGAGAACTTATAGATTTGAATCTTCGGGAAATAGCTACGCTGGTTCCTCTACTCATTTTGGTCTTTTGGGTGGGTATCTATCCCAATACCTTTTTGCAATTTTTACACGCTTCGGTCGGACATCTTATCCATCAATTAGGAGTAAGTTCGGAAGCCCATCAAATGATCCAGACAGCTTTTAAATAA
- a CDS encoding NADH-quinone oxidoreductase subunit N, protein MACPTGRKKPIGYGLKNNVQRATDKLTLNLNWTAILPEIFITLTALGVLGMDLFYTRYQKDKTLNAIVALSGMGIAFLLLPFLSAKTQIFTSLFVSDPLAIFFKMVFLIAASMTVLISMNYLKMEGFDLGEYYAVLLFSILGMMVMASANDFILIYLGLELMTVSFYVLSGFFKTDLRSNEAALKYLILGGFASALFLYGISLLYGVTGSTEISYIAGYLTEQTRTGVDSRAGVALVVLSHPLLSLSLIMLLAGLCFKVAAVPFHMWTPDVYEGAPTSVTAFMSVGPKAAGFVVMLRVLLVALGALEKQWMVILTVISILTMTLGNIVAIAQQNVKRMLAYSSIAHAGYILLGIVASARVPAAGSASVVFYILSYAFMNLGAFTVLLAVRKEDKQTGLMVPAIDLEDFSGLSKRDPLTAFLMLIFMFSLTGIPPTAGFVGKFYLFMSAVDANLVWLAVIGVINSAISAYYYLRILVYIYMKEPKVVQSVDNSSPLWVALYVMALATLLIGILPNLLFNAARASVVSLF, encoded by the coding sequence ATGGCCTGCCCTACAGGGCGGAAGAAACCCATCGGCTACGGACTAAAAAACAACGTACAACGTGCAACGGACAAACTTACATTGAATTTGAATTGGACCGCTATATTACCTGAGATTTTTATCACCTTAACAGCCTTGGGCGTGTTAGGCATGGATTTGTTTTATACCCGATATCAAAAGGATAAAACTCTTAATGCCATTGTAGCTCTTTCAGGAATGGGTATTGCGTTTCTTCTTCTGCCCTTTCTAAGTGCCAAAACCCAAATTTTTACCTCGCTTTTTGTATCGGACCCCCTGGCTATTTTCTTCAAAATGGTTTTCCTCATTGCGGCAAGTATGACCGTCTTGATCTCCATGAATTATTTAAAGATGGAAGGATTCGACCTAGGGGAATACTACGCGGTTCTCTTGTTTAGTATTTTGGGTATGATGGTCATGGCCAGTGCCAATGATTTTATCCTTATTTATCTTGGTTTGGAGCTCATGACCGTATCTTTCTATGTTTTATCCGGGTTTTTCAAAACCGATTTGAGATCCAATGAAGCTGCTCTCAAATACCTGATTCTGGGTGGATTTGCATCGGCTCTCTTTCTTTATGGTATCTCTCTGTTATATGGGGTAACCGGTTCAACTGAAATTTCCTATATTGCCGGTTATCTTACCGAGCAGACCAGAACCGGAGTTGATTCTAGAGCCGGAGTCGCTTTGGTCGTTTTGAGTCATCCTCTCTTATCCCTTTCACTGATTATGCTACTGGCAGGACTTTGTTTTAAAGTAGCAGCGGTTCCTTTTCATATGTGGACTCCAGATGTTTATGAAGGGGCTCCTACCTCTGTAACCGCGTTTATGTCTGTAGGTCCTAAAGCAGCCGGATTTGTCGTTATGCTAAGGGTTCTTTTGGTGGCACTGGGTGCCTTGGAGAAACAGTGGATGGTTATTTTGACCGTCATTTCTATTCTGACCATGACCCTGGGGAATATTGTGGCCATCGCCCAACAGAACGTTAAGCGAATGTTAGCTTATTCCAGTATTGCCCATGCCGGCTATATCCTTTTGGGAATCGTTGCCAGTGCCAGGGTTCCGGCAGCAGGCTCAGCCAGTGTAGTGTTCTATATTTTGAGTTATGCTTTCATGAATCTGGGAGCTTTTACGGTCCTGTTAGCTGTAAGAAAAGAAGATAAACAAACTGGATTGATGGTACCGGCTATAGATTTAGAAGACTTTTCCGGCTTATCTAAGCGAGACCCTTTGACAGCCTTTCTCATGCTGATATTTATGTTCTCATTGACGGGAATTCCCCCTACAGCCGGTTTTGTGGGTAAATTCTATCTCTTCATGTCAGCGGTTGATGCAAACCTGGTTTGGCTGGCCGTAATCGGAGTTATAAACAGTGCCATCTCGGCTTATTATTATCTCCGTATCCTGGTTTACATTTATATGAAAGAACCTAAGGTAGTTCAATCTGTAGATAATTCGAGCCCTCTTTGGGTGGCACTTTACGTTATGGCCTTAGCAACTTTGTTAATAGGTATTTTGCCAAACCTTTTGTTTAATGCGGCCCGTGCATCGGTGGTTTCTCTTTTTTAG
- a CDS encoding redox-sensing transcriptional repressor Rex: MKTPKKISELTVYRLSVYERCLELLEKEKITTISSKEFAERFGLNSAQVRKDLAYFGEFGVRGIGYEVTLLKTEIMRILGILESSSGKNPWKTIVVGAGKLGSAILRYEGFKSHGFEIVAAIDIDTRESEYQRTLKAQEPVVPLYHISEMEEVIKTQGIQIGILTVPEERAQEIAKNMAGAGIRAILNFVPVQLFLPRSVKVRHIDMTAELQCLTYFLSSPEHQMEDYDVKTQRQEDTERK; encoded by the coding sequence ATGAAAACCCCAAAAAAGATTTCAGAATTAACCGTTTATCGGTTATCCGTCTATGAAAGGTGCCTGGAGCTTTTAGAAAAAGAGAAAATTACGACAATTTCCTCAAAAGAATTTGCCGAACGATTCGGACTTAACTCAGCGCAGGTTCGAAAAGATCTTGCTTATTTTGGAGAGTTTGGAGTACGCGGTATCGGCTACGAAGTAACCTTACTAAAAACTGAAATCATGCGTATCTTAGGGATTTTAGAGAGCTCTTCTGGAAAAAATCCCTGGAAAACTATCGTAGTTGGAGCCGGAAAATTAGGATCTGCGATCCTTCGATATGAAGGATTCAAAAGTCATGGTTTTGAAATTGTAGCCGCCATCGATATAGATACCAGGGAATCCGAGTACCAGCGTACTTTAAAAGCTCAAGAACCGGTCGTCCCACTCTACCATATCAGTGAAATGGAAGAAGTTATTAAAACTCAAGGTATCCAGATCGGTATTTTAACTGTTCCTGAAGAAAGGGCTCAGGAAATAGCTAAAAATATGGCCGGTGCCGGAATCCGAGCCATCCTCAACTTTGTCCCGGTCCAACTCTTCCTTCCTCGATCTGTCAAAGTCCGGCATATAGATATGACCGCAGAACTCCAGTGTCTCACTTACTTTCTATCCTCTCCGGAACACCAAATGGAAGATTATGACGTGAAGACCCAGAGACAAGAAGACACGGAGAGAAAATAA
- a CDS encoding secondary thiamine-phosphate synthase enzyme YjbQ yields the protein MKSYRKELWFNTSTRVAFINITSQVEECVRESGIQEGLVLVNPMHITSSVFINDDEPGLHQDFVNWLEKLAPHEPIQQYRHNDTGEDNADAHIKRQIMGREVVVAITGGRLDLGRWEQIFYGEFDGQRQKRVLVKIIGE from the coding sequence ATGAAAAGTTATCGCAAAGAGCTTTGGTTTAATACATCAACCCGAGTTGCCTTTATCAACATCACTTCTCAAGTAGAGGAGTGTGTCCGGGAAAGTGGCATTCAAGAAGGACTGGTCTTAGTTAATCCTATGCACATTACCTCCTCTGTGTTCATCAACGATGACGAGCCGGGATTACACCAGGATTTTGTAAACTGGTTAGAGAAACTTGCACCCCATGAACCTATTCAGCAGTATCGCCATAACGATACCGGGGAGGATAATGCCGATGCCCATATCAAGCGTCAGATTATGGGACGGGAAGTTGTAGTAGCGATTACCGGAGGTAGACTGGATTTGGGACGTTGGGAGCAGATTTTCTATGGGGAATTCGATGGGCAAAGACAAAAGCGAGTACTGGTCAAGATTATAGGAGAATAA